A stretch of DNA from Methylosinus sp. LW4:
GGGAGGGCTCGAGGTCGTTCCATATATAGACGCAGAGATTTTCGAGCGTCGGCTTGCCGAGCCCTTCCAGCTCGTTGAGGAAGGAATGGTCCAGCCGCTCGCGCAGCTGCTGCAGCCGCGCGCCGAGCTTGCCGAGATCCATGACCCATTCCTCGCCGTCCTGGCGCGGGCCGCGCAAAGTCACCCGCACGCGGAAGGAATGCCCGTGCAGATTGCGGTATTTCCCGCCGGTCGGGTGATCCGGGTCGTAGAGGGCGTGCGCCGCCTCGAAGCAGAACTCCCGATAGACTTCGAACAGAACCGTCATTTCACCCCGATGGCCTTATGCGTCTGATGCGAGAACCGCCAGCGCGGATGCGCGAGGCAATAGTCGATCGCCGCCCTCGTATTGCGCAAACTCTCCGGCCCGTCCATGGGCTGGAGCAGGAAATGGTCGAAGGCGAGCCCCTCGAACAGCTCCGGCTCGGCGCCTTTTTGCGGATAGACGAGCTTGAGCTCGTCGCCCCTGGTCTGGACCAGCGGCGCGCCCGCCTTGGGGCTGACGCAGATCCAGTCGACCGCAGGCGGGACGGGAAGCGTCCCATTGGTCTCGACCGCGATCTCGAAACCCTCGGCGTGGAGCGCGTCGAGAAGCGCGGCGTCGATTTGCAACAGAGGCTCGCCGCCGGTCAAGACGACGAAACGCCGCTCGCGGCCTTCCCCCCAGAGATGCGCCAAATGGGCGGCGAGGGCTTCGGCGCCCGAGAATTTCCCGCCATTCTCGCCGT
This window harbors:
- a CDS encoding 6-pyruvoyl trahydropterin synthase family protein, which produces MTVLFEVYREFCFEAAHALYDPDHPTGGKYRNLHGHSFRVRVTLRGPRQDGEEWVMDLGKLGARLQQLRERLDHSFLNELEGLGKPTLENLCVYIWNDLEPSLPAIHEVGIFRDTCNEGCVLKKQ
- the queE gene encoding 7-carboxy-7-deazaguanine synthase encodes the protein MAYAVKEAFKTLQGEGRHSGRAAVFCRFAGCNLWSGREADRSAADCRFCDTDFVGVDGENGGKFSGAEALAAHLAHLWGEGRERRFVVLTGGEPLLQIDAALLDALHAEGFEIAVETNGTLPVPPAVDWICVSPKAGAPLVQTRGDELKLVYPQKGAEPELFEGLAFDHFLLQPMDGPESLRNTRAAIDYCLAHPRWRFSHQTHKAIGVK